A part of Solibacillus sp. FSL H8-0538 genomic DNA contains:
- a CDS encoding YceD family protein, translating into MKWSIHQLSKYRQNGLPIDTYVQLDEVMIRNQDIRNVSPVHVKGLCTFGASQMTCHLTVSATLTLPCARTWEDVEFPVSIETVEVFSWIDELKRGDDDGEIHYLDGDVVDMKPVLEELILLEVPMQVFKENTEGQVHGGENWSYTTDEDVELARKVDEPKLDPRLAALAKYFDQTDE; encoded by the coding sequence ATGAAATGGTCAATTCATCAATTATCTAAGTATCGACAAAACGGGCTACCAATTGATACGTATGTTCAGTTGGATGAAGTTATGATTCGTAACCAAGATATTCGTAACGTTTCACCCGTTCATGTAAAGGGGCTATGTACTTTTGGTGCATCCCAAATGACTTGTCACTTGACGGTTAGTGCTACATTGACGCTTCCATGTGCTCGCACGTGGGAAGATGTTGAGTTTCCCGTAAGTATTGAAACAGTTGAAGTTTTTAGCTGGATCGATGAACTTAAACGCGGGGATGATGACGGTGAGATTCACTATCTTGATGGTGATGTTGTCGACATGAAGCCGGTTTTAGAGGAGTTGATTCTTCTCGAAGTGCCTATGCAAGTATTCAAAGAGAATACCGAAGGACAAGTGCATGGCGGAGAAAACTGGTCTTACACAACGGATGAAGATGTAGAGCTAGCGAGAAAAGTTGACGAACCAAAATTGGATCCAAGACTGGCTGCTTTAGCTAAGTATTTTGATCAAACAGATGAATAG
- a CDS encoding enoyl-CoA hydratase/isomerase family protein, translating to MAYLIQKNDGILTFTINREEKRNAVNDDVMNGLNEVITYIKQHNDVRFLVVTGAGEKSFCSGGDLSVFHALETEDQAFGMLSKMGKILYDLATLPVPTIALINGTAVGGGCEIATACDFRLVASDAKCGFIQGTLGITSGWGGGTYLFERGLRHDRALKMLVDAKPYEAQLLYDIGWAMRVFDGSKEEALEAFIYEMRKVHPSVHQAYKEIELRKWRERNMYQRVMEEVRTCAKLWESEAHHEAVNSFLTKSKK from the coding sequence GTGGCATATTTAATTCAGAAGAATGATGGTATTTTGACGTTCACGATTAATCGCGAAGAAAAACGCAATGCGGTTAATGATGACGTCATGAATGGTTTAAATGAGGTTATTACATATATTAAACAGCATAATGATGTACGCTTTTTAGTCGTTACTGGGGCTGGGGAAAAATCATTTTGCTCTGGTGGAGATTTGTCGGTATTTCATGCGCTTGAAACTGAGGACCAAGCATTTGGCATGCTAAGTAAAATGGGGAAAATATTATATGATTTAGCGACGTTACCGGTCCCGACGATTGCGCTTATTAACGGTACGGCTGTTGGTGGTGGCTGCGAAATCGCAACAGCCTGTGATTTTCGGTTGGTGGCGAGTGATGCGAAATGTGGCTTTATTCAAGGGACATTAGGGATTACAAGCGGCTGGGGTGGTGGAACGTATTTGTTTGAACGCGGATTACGCCACGATAGAGCGCTGAAAATGCTTGTAGATGCAAAACCATACGAAGCACAGTTGCTTTATGATATCGGCTGGGCAATGCGTGTATTTGACGGGTCGAAAGAAGAAGCGCTTGAAGCATTCATCTATGAAATGCGAAAAGTTCATCCATCTGTTCATCAAGCTTATAAGGAAATTGAGCTGCGTAAATGGCGTGAGCGTAATATGTATCAGCGCGTTATGGAAGAAGTTCGTACATGTGCGAAGTTATGGGAAAGTGAAGCTCATCACGAGGCCGTTAATAGCTTCTTGACAAAATCAAAAAAATAA
- the rpmF gene encoding 50S ribosomal protein L32: MAVPFRRTSKTAKRKRRTHFKLSLPGMVACPNCGEAKLSHHVCKACGQYKGKEVVSK; encoded by the coding sequence ATGGCTGTACCATTTAGAAGAACTTCTAAAACTGCAAAAAGAAAGCGTCGTACGCATTTCAAATTATCATTACCTGGTATGGTAGCTTGCCCAAACTGTGGAGAAGCTAAATTATCTCACCACGTTTGCAAAGCTTGCGGACAATACAAAGGTAAAGAAGTAGTAAGCAAATAA
- a CDS encoding nucleotidyltransferase gives MQAVGIVVEYNPFHNGHFHHVNEAKRVTDADVTIAVMSGQFLQRGEPALVDKWHRTKMALTSGVDIVIELPYVFSTAQATQFAFGAVHLLSAMQCEHLAFGSEQGSIEPFLNSYHLIEDNRVAYNASIKEAVTSGISYPQALHTAYEQLQQQTQDSYIDLAQPNNILGFHYIEAAQQLASPIKPVTIQRIEAGYYDDINAQSHIASATGIRKAVFNGGSLNEVAQFMPNASVNELRSWQTSYGKFTSWENFWPLLQYAILRHTPQQLKQYADVCEGLENALIKHAMVSSSYQQFMTLLKSKRYTWTRLQRMLTHIYTGITKDQLHAFSAPSYIRVLGMTKQGQAYISTHKKSLALPLISRVAATSDPMLALDLRATTMYSLGVQHFSHKKIGEDYKTPPIRI, from the coding sequence ATGCAAGCAGTCGGTATTGTCGTTGAATATAATCCGTTCCATAACGGTCATTTTCACCACGTAAATGAAGCAAAACGTGTCACAGATGCAGATGTCACTATTGCCGTAATGAGCGGGCAATTTTTACAACGGGGTGAGCCAGCACTCGTTGATAAATGGCATCGCACAAAAATGGCGTTAACAAGCGGCGTCGATATAGTCATTGAACTACCTTACGTTTTTAGTACAGCACAGGCTACTCAATTTGCATTTGGGGCCGTCCACTTGCTATCTGCTATGCAATGTGAACATCTTGCGTTCGGTAGTGAGCAAGGAAGTATTGAGCCCTTTTTAAATAGCTACCATTTAATTGAAGATAACCGCGTGGCTTACAACGCTTCAATAAAAGAGGCTGTTACTTCCGGGATTAGCTATCCACAAGCATTACACACCGCTTATGAACAGCTTCAGCAGCAAACGCAGGATTCATACATTGATTTAGCACAACCTAATAATATTTTAGGTTTTCATTACATTGAGGCTGCACAACAATTAGCAAGCCCGATAAAGCCTGTAACCATTCAGCGCATTGAAGCCGGTTATTATGACGATATTAACGCACAAAGCCATATAGCGAGCGCTACGGGTATTCGCAAGGCTGTTTTTAATGGAGGCTCGCTAAATGAGGTAGCACAGTTCATGCCGAATGCGAGTGTAAATGAATTACGTAGTTGGCAAACGTCTTACGGAAAATTTACGAGTTGGGAAAACTTTTGGCCACTATTGCAATACGCAATCCTTCGTCACACACCACAGCAGCTTAAGCAGTACGCAGATGTATGTGAGGGACTAGAAAACGCATTAATTAAACACGCAATGGTTAGCTCATCTTACCAGCAGTTTATGACGCTATTAAAATCCAAGCGCTATACGTGGACACGTTTACAGCGTATGCTCACACATATTTATACGGGCATCACAAAAGACCAGCTACATGCCTTTTCAGCACCGTCATATATTCGTGTGCTCGGTATGACAAAGCAAGGACAGGCTTATATTTCAACGCATAAAAAATCTTTGGCGCTACCGCTTATTAGTCGCGTCGCTGCCACTAGTGACCCGATGCTTGCACTTGATTTGCGAGCGACGACAATGTATAGCTTAGGCGTGCAGCATTTCTCCCATAAAAAAATAGGCGAAGATTATAAAACTCCGCCTATTCGTATTTAA
- a CDS encoding biotin/lipoyl-binding carrier protein, translated as MGEVKAQMAGTVFEVSVKEGEEVTKGQTLIILESMKMEIPCEAETGGVVVKILVAEGDFVEEDDVLVELA; from the coding sequence ATGGGGGAAGTAAAAGCACAAATGGCAGGAACAGTATTTGAAGTAAGCGTTAAAGAGGGCGAAGAGGTGACAAAAGGGCAAACGCTCATAATCTTAGAATCGATGAAGATGGAAATACCGTGTGAAGCAGAAACAGGTGGCGTTGTCGTGAAAATTCTTGTAGCAGAAGGGGATTTTGTTGAAGAAGATGATGTACTTGTTGAACTAGCATAA
- a CDS encoding transcriptional regulator has product MEHKRRKDQWTVADDEKLAEIVIQAVQNGKTQLEAFEAAALVLNRTKQACGFRWNKTLRLQYGQMLNSVRKRPKQLMRSHLKLALTSFDELTEAYTELELKYRELQTDHEKLLRWLQQGNAFLSKQQEAKEEMSIK; this is encoded by the coding sequence ATGGAACATAAACGAAGAAAAGATCAGTGGACGGTGGCGGATGATGAAAAACTTGCTGAAATTGTCATTCAAGCTGTTCAAAATGGTAAAACGCAACTAGAAGCATTTGAGGCGGCAGCGCTCGTATTAAATCGTACAAAGCAGGCATGTGGTTTTCGCTGGAATAAAACATTGCGTCTCCAATATGGCCAAATGTTAAATAGTGTTCGCAAGCGCCCGAAGCAATTAATGCGCAGCCATTTGAAACTAGCGTTGACTAGCTTTGATGAGCTAACAGAGGCCTATACGGAGCTTGAATTAAAATACCGTGAGCTGCAAACAGATCATGAAAAATTGCTGAGATGGCTACAACAAGGTAACGCCTTTCTTTCAAAACAACAGGAAGCAAAAGAGGAAATGAGTATAAAGTAG